Below is a window of Humulus lupulus chromosome 2, drHumLupu1.1, whole genome shotgun sequence DNA.
GATTTATGTTTTTGGTTATTAAACACTTTATGACTTTGAATTTTTGGAATAATTTAGAACACTTTCAATGTTATGGTTTAATATTTTTCCTCTTTCAAAATCTAAATTCTATGGATTTTGAATGTATGATTTTCACGaatatctatcaaaccattatgCGATTATCCTcccttatgattttcttttggttCCTTAAAATTTAATAATGTCGGCTAGAGGAAGAGGAGACAAGGGAAGAAAAGGCTGAGgaaagggtgtctccacaagGTCTAAGGCCACAACAACCCCTGACATAGGAATGCCATCAGTCCAACCTGCAGCTCCAGCAGCATCATCTGTGGACCTGGCCGCAGAGGTAGCAAGGTTAAGAGAACAACTAAGACTAAGAGATGAGGAATTTGAAAATGCGAGGCAAGCACCCCAAGTGCCCCAAATGCCCTAAGTTCCTCAAGTATAAGTGGCATAGCCATAGCCGCCAACACCACCACCTACACCACTGACTGTAACTTATGGGTTTGAGCTAGTGTATGAACGTTTCAGAAAACAAGCCCCACCAACCTCTGAAGGGAAAGTTGATCCCATAGTGGCAGAGGATTGGTTAAGATCGATCAAGGCCATCTTCGATCATATGGAGTTAAATGATCGCCAGAGAATATCATGTGCAGTCTATTTACTCAAGatggatgcacgaatatggtgtgATGTAGTTAAACAGACTCGTGATCTGAATACCATGACTTTGGCAGAGTTCGTCCAGGCTTTTAGCAAGAAGTATTATAGTGCGGTAGTGCTAGCAACCAAAGTAGATGAGTTTGTAACCTTGGTACAAGGAAACCTATATGTCACTGattatgcacagaagttcgataggttgccaaaatttcctcctgatgTTGTACCAACTGAAACTCTACGAGTCCAAAGGTTCGTGAGGGGACTCAAGTCGATGATTGCTAGGGACATTATGATGACTAGTGCTGAAGTTGTCAGTT
It encodes the following:
- the LOC133815510 gene encoding uncharacterized protein LOC133815510; protein product: MPSVQPAAPAASSVDLAAEVARLREQLRLRDEEFENARKQAPPTSEGKVDPIVAEDWLRSIKAIFDHMELNDRQRISCAVYLLKMDARIWCDVVKQTRDLNTMTLAEFVQAFSKKYYSAVVLATKVDEFVTLVQGNLYVTDYAQKFDRLPKFPPDVVPTETLRVQRFVRGLKSMIARDIMMTSAEVVSYAKVLDRALEVEYLEDRIWKDNAASRETHRNKGFNEGNKRKANEGQNNGIDKRPGPPVTNNNSHNTQNHHNNRNNRYNN